The Blautia hydrogenotrophica DSM 10507 genome window below encodes:
- a CDS encoding undecaprenyl-diphosphate phosphatase, which translates to MSIIEFFKVVILGIIEGITEWLPISSTGHLILADEFIKLNVSDAFMQMFLVVIQLGAILAVVVLYFKKLWPFCTWEGNGEVLKSKDKWILWGKIVLACLPAICISPFNDFIEEKFNNYVVVAMMLIVYGILFIIIENYNKKRTPTCTSLKEMSVKTALLIGLFQVLAVVPGTSRSGSTIIGGILIGVSRTVVAEFTFFLGIPVMFGASLLKVVKFGFDFTGTEITILLLGMAVAFFVSILAIKFLIGYIKKHDFKAFGWYRIVLGIVVLGYFVGKTYI; encoded by the coding sequence ATGAGTATCATTGAATTTTTTAAAGTGGTAATTCTGGGAATTATCGAGGGAATTACAGAGTGGCTTCCGATCAGCAGCACGGGACATCTGATCTTAGCCGACGAGTTTATCAAGCTGAATGTCAGCGATGCATTTATGCAGATGTTTTTGGTTGTGATACAGTTGGGGGCGATTTTGGCAGTTGTGGTTTTGTATTTTAAAAAGTTATGGCCTTTTTGTACCTGGGAAGGAAATGGTGAGGTGCTCAAAAGCAAGGATAAATGGATTCTCTGGGGAAAGATTGTCCTTGCCTGCCTGCCTGCGATCTGCATCTCTCCTTTCAACGATTTTATCGAAGAAAAATTCAACAACTATGTGGTTGTGGCTATGATGTTGATCGTCTATGGGATTCTCTTTATTATCATCGAGAACTATAATAAGAAGAGAACTCCTACCTGCACATCGCTAAAAGAGATGAGTGTGAAGACTGCCCTGTTGATCGGGCTTTTCCAGGTGCTGGCTGTGGTACCCGGAACTTCCAGATCTGGTTCCACCATCATCGGAGGAATCCTGATCGGTGTTTCCAGAACTGTAGTGGCGGAGTTCACATTCTTTTTGGGAATTCCAGTCATGTTTGGAGCGAGTCTTTTGAAGGTGGTCAAATTCGGTTTTGATTTCACTGGTACAGAGATCACTATTTTGCTTCTGGGAATGGCGGTAGCCTTTTTCGTATCTATTTTGGCGATCAAGTTTTTGATCGGATATATCAAGAAACATGACTTCAAAGCCTTTGGATGGTATCGAATTGTCCTGGGTATTGTGGTTTTGGGATACTTTGTGGGGAAAACCTATATCTGA
- the carB gene encoding carbamoyl-phosphate synthase large subunit: protein MPRDNSIKKVLVIGSGPIIIGQAAEFDYAGTQACRSLKEEGLEVVLLNSNPATIMTDKDIADKVYIEPLTVEVVEQLILKEKPDSVLPTLGGQAGLNLAMELEEAGFLREHHVRLIGTTSETIKKAEDRQEFKDTMEKIGEPVAASKVVTTVQEGVEFTNSIGYPVVLRPAYTLGGSGGGIANNEFELREILENGLRLSRVGEVLVERCIAGWKEIEYEVMRDSAGNCITVCNMENIDPVGVHTGDSIVVAPSQTLGDKEYQMLRTSALNIITELGITGGCNVQYALHPESFEYCVIEVNPRVSRSSALASKATGYPIAKVAAKIALGYTLDEIKNAITGKTYASFEPMLDYCVVKIPRLPFDKFISAKRTLTTQMKATGEVMSICNNFEGALMKAIRSLEQHVDSLLSYDFTALTEEELLRQLEVVDDRRIWVIAEAVRRRIPQEKIHEITRIDLWFIDKIAILTEMEAALRTQPLTEELLREAKRLEFPDYLIGKLSGRTEEEVKKQRLDAGIVAAYKMVDTCAAEFAAETPYYYSVYGGENEAFETKNKKKVLVLGSGPIRIGQGIEFDFCSVHCTWAFAKEGYETIIVNNNPETVSTDFDIADKLYFEPLTPEDVENIVNIEKPDGAVVQFGGQTAIKLTEALIRMGVKILGTSAENVDAAEDRELFDQILEECEIPRPKGHTVYTAEEAKKAANELGYPVLVRPSYVLGGQGMQIAINDQDVEEFIGIINRIAQEHPILVDKYLMGKEIEVDAVCDGEEILIPGIMEHIERAGIHSGDSISVYPAQTISETAKKTIEEYTRRLAKSLHVIGMINIQFIVCGEEVYVIEVNPRSSRTVPYISKVTGIPIVPLATKVILGYKLRDLGYEPGLQPEAEYYAIKMPVFSFEKIRGADISLGPEMKSTGECLGIASSFNEALYKAFLGAGVRLPRHKNMIITVKDEDKPEVVAIAKRFSALGYKIFATRSTAKVLKEHGVKVIRTNKLEQPSPNLMDLILGHKIDLIIDTPPQGVEHSKDGFLIRRNAIETGVNVLTSLDTANALVTSLENTDLHNLTLIDVAQIAGR from the coding sequence ATGCCGAGAGATAACAGCATAAAGAAAGTCTTAGTGATTGGCTCCGGACCTATTATCATCGGGCAGGCGGCAGAATTTGACTATGCGGGAACTCAGGCCTGCCGCTCTTTGAAGGAAGAAGGGTTGGAAGTCGTTTTGCTGAACTCCAATCCTGCCACGATCATGACAGACAAAGACATTGCGGACAAGGTTTACATTGAACCGCTGACGGTGGAAGTTGTAGAGCAGTTGATTCTCAAAGAAAAACCGGATAGCGTGCTTCCTACACTGGGAGGACAGGCAGGCTTGAATCTGGCAATGGAACTGGAAGAGGCTGGATTTCTGCGAGAACACCATGTGCGCCTGATTGGTACGACCTCAGAGACGATCAAGAAAGCGGAAGATCGTCAGGAATTCAAAGATACCATGGAGAAAATCGGAGAGCCCGTGGCTGCCTCTAAGGTGGTGACTACCGTTCAGGAAGGTGTGGAATTCACCAATTCGATTGGTTATCCGGTGGTATTGCGCCCGGCTTATACTCTGGGCGGCAGCGGCGGAGGCATCGCGAACAATGAGTTTGAGCTGAGGGAAATTCTGGAAAATGGGCTGCGTCTGTCTCGTGTGGGAGAGGTGCTGGTAGAGCGGTGCATCGCCGGTTGGAAAGAGATCGAGTATGAGGTGATGCGGGACAGTGCTGGAAACTGCATCACAGTATGTAATATGGAGAACATCGACCCGGTGGGTGTGCATACAGGTGACAGTATCGTTGTAGCTCCGTCTCAGACTTTGGGAGATAAGGAGTATCAGATGCTGCGTACTTCTGCGCTGAATATCATCACGGAGCTGGGAATCACAGGCGGCTGTAATGTGCAATACGCTCTCCATCCAGAGAGCTTTGAATATTGTGTCATCGAGGTAAACCCCCGTGTGAGCCGTTCTTCTGCTCTGGCGTCTAAAGCGACGGGATATCCCATCGCGAAGGTGGCTGCTAAGATCGCGCTGGGCTATACCTTAGACGAGATCAAGAATGCGATTACTGGGAAGACCTATGCCAGCTTTGAGCCGATGCTGGACTATTGCGTGGTGAAAATTCCCAGGCTGCCCTTTGACAAATTTATCAGTGCAAAGAGAACGCTGACGACTCAGATGAAGGCGACAGGAGAGGTCATGAGTATCTGCAATAATTTCGAGGGAGCGCTGATGAAAGCGATTCGCTCTCTGGAACAGCATGTGGATAGTCTTCTTTCCTACGATTTTACAGCACTGACCGAAGAGGAACTCCTAAGACAGTTGGAGGTTGTGGACGACAGGCGAATCTGGGTGATTGCGGAAGCAGTTCGCAGGAGAATTCCGCAGGAGAAAATTCATGAGATTACAAGAATTGATTTATGGTTTATTGATAAAATCGCAATTCTGACAGAGATGGAAGCGGCTCTTCGTACGCAGCCTCTGACAGAAGAACTTCTCAGAGAGGCGAAGCGCCTGGAATTTCCGGACTACCTGATTGGAAAGCTGAGTGGCAGGACGGAAGAGGAAGTCAAAAAGCAGCGTCTAGATGCAGGCATCGTGGCTGCCTATAAGATGGTGGACACGTGTGCGGCGGAATTTGCGGCAGAGACCCCGTATTATTATTCTGTGTACGGCGGGGAGAATGAAGCATTTGAGACGAAAAACAAGAAGAAGGTCCTGGTTTTAGGCTCGGGACCGATTCGAATCGGCCAAGGCATCGAGTTTGATTTTTGCTCTGTGCACTGTACCTGGGCGTTTGCCAAGGAAGGCTACGAGACGATCATTGTGAACAACAACCCGGAGACTGTGAGTACGGATTTTGACATTGCGGACAAATTGTATTTTGAGCCTCTGACCCCGGAGGATGTGGAGAATATTGTCAACATCGAAAAGCCAGACGGAGCGGTGGTGCAGTTTGGTGGTCAGACAGCGATTAAACTGACCGAGGCGCTGATCAGGATGGGGGTGAAGATTCTGGGAACCTCTGCCGAGAATGTGGATGCAGCAGAGGACAGAGAACTGTTTGATCAGATTCTGGAAGAGTGTGAGATTCCGCGGCCAAAGGGTCATACCGTGTATACGGCTGAGGAGGCGAAAAAGGCAGCCAATGAGCTGGGGTATCCGGTTTTGGTCCGGCCTTCCTATGTACTAGGCGGCCAGGGAATGCAGATCGCTATCAACGATCAGGATGTGGAAGAATTTATCGGGATTATCAATCGAATTGCCCAGGAGCATCCGATTTTGGTGGATAAATATCTGATGGGAAAAGAGATCGAAGTGGATGCAGTCTGCGACGGGGAGGAAATTTTGATTCCTGGGATTATGGAGCATATTGAGCGGGCGGGAATTCACTCTGGTGACAGTATTTCTGTGTACCCAGCTCAGACTATCAGTGAGACTGCGAAAAAGACGATTGAGGAATACACACGCCGCTTAGCCAAATCTTTGCATGTGATCGGTATGATTAACATACAGTTTATTGTATGCGGGGAGGAGGTCTACGTGATCGAGGTGAATCCTAGATCTAGCCGTACTGTGCCCTATATCAGCAAAGTGACGGGAATTCCTATTGTTCCGTTGGCGACAAAGGTGATTTTGGGATACAAATTAAGAGATCTGGGCTATGAGCCAGGACTTCAGCCAGAGGCAGAATATTATGCGATTAAGATGCCGGTGTTCTCCTTCGAAAAAATCCGTGGAGCTGATATCAGCCTAGGGCCAGAGATGAAATCCACCGGTGAGTGTCTCGGAATTGCCTCTAGCTTTAACGAAGCGCTTTACAAAGCGTTTTTAGGAGCGGGAGTGCGCTTGCCGAGGCATAAAAACATGATTATCACCGTAAAAGATGAGGACAAGCCGGAGGTAGTGGCGATTGCGAAAAGATTCTCCGCCTTGGGATATAAAATTTTTGCCACCAGAAGCACAGCAAAAGTGCTGAAAGAACATGGTGTGAAGGTAATACGGACAAATAAACTAGAACAGCCGTCGCCGAACCTGATGGACTTGATTCTGGGACATAAAATTGATTTGATTATCGACACACCGCCTCAGGGAGTAGAGCATTCAAAGGATGGATTTTTGATTCGTAGAAATGCGATAGAGACGGGTGTGAATGTATTGACTTCTTTGGATACGGCGAACGCTTTGGTGACAAGTTTAGAGAATACAGATCTGCACAATTTGACTTTGATTGATGTGGCGCAGATCGCGGGAAGATAG
- a CDS encoding carbamoyl phosphate synthase small subunit has protein sequence MKAFLILEDGHVFSGTSIGSAREVISEIVFNTSMTGYLEVMTDPSYAGQAVCMTYPLIGNYGICYEDQESNRPWIDGYIVRELSRIPSNFRSVDTIQHFLEKHDIPGICGIDTRALTKILREKGTMNGMITVNENFDLDDIIPRLQKYRTGKVVEKVTCREKKVLPGKGPKVALMDFGAKRNIARSLNERGCQVTIYPALTTAEEILADQPDGIMLSNGPGDPKECTSIIQEVKKLYDSQVPIFAICLGHQLMALATGADTHKMKYGHRGGNHPVKDLKTGRVYISSQNHGYVVDTETLDERVARPAFVNVNDQTNEGLEYIGKNIFTVQFHPEACPGPQDSSYLFERFIEMMGGTK, from the coding sequence ATGAAAGCATTCCTCATATTAGAAGACGGACATGTTTTTTCGGGTACCAGTATTGGTTCTGCGCGGGAAGTGATCAGTGAGATCGTGTTTAACACTTCCATGACGGGCTATCTGGAAGTGATGACAGACCCTTCCTATGCAGGGCAGGCGGTCTGTATGACGTATCCGTTGATTGGAAACTATGGCATTTGTTACGAAGATCAAGAATCGAATCGGCCATGGATTGATGGATATATCGTTCGGGAATTGTCCAGAATTCCCAGTAACTTCCGCAGTGTGGACACAATTCAGCATTTCTTAGAAAAACATGACATTCCAGGTATCTGTGGGATTGATACCAGAGCTCTCACCAAGATATTGAGAGAAAAGGGTACGATGAATGGCATGATTACTGTCAATGAAAACTTTGATTTAGATGATATTATTCCCCGTTTACAAAAATACAGAACAGGAAAAGTAGTCGAAAAAGTGACCTGTCGAGAGAAAAAAGTGCTTCCAGGAAAGGGACCGAAGGTGGCCCTGATGGATTTTGGAGCAAAGAGAAATATCGCCAGATCACTGAATGAGAGAGGATGCCAGGTGACGATTTATCCGGCACTGACCACGGCGGAAGAGATTTTGGCAGATCAACCGGATGGAATTATGCTCTCTAATGGGCCCGGGGACCCCAAAGAGTGTACTTCTATTATACAAGAGGTGAAAAAACTTTATGACTCCCAGGTTCCGATTTTTGCAATCTGTCTGGGACATCAGTTGATGGCGTTGGCCACTGGGGCAGATACCCATAAGATGAAGTATGGCCACCGGGGAGGAAATCATCCGGTGAAGGATTTAAAGACTGGCAGAGTCTATATTTCCTCCCAAAATCATGGATACGTGGTTGACACAGAAACGTTGGATGAGAGGGTGGCTAGACCGGCCTTTGTAAATGTCAATGATCAGACGAACGAGGGGCTAGAATATATAGGAAAGAATATTTTTACGGTTCAGTTCCACCCGGAGGCCTGTCCGGGGCCGCAGGATTCCAGCTATCTGTTTGAGCGTTTTATTGAGATGATGGGAGGTACAAAGTAA
- a CDS encoding signal peptidase II → MKFLLLALGIFGVDYGLKDYTNSHRLQGEEEAILGGRMILRNYHNEGAALGFLKNYPKLNKGLSFFVLSGVIWEFLKKLAVRGEKLTKLGLCLLTGGGLNNCWERLRKGYVTDYLSFSVKNKKLKKLVFNLSDFCVFAGVLICGLSCLLKTGRKEI, encoded by the coding sequence ATGAAGTTTTTGTTGCTTGCTTTGGGGATATTTGGGGTGGATTATGGCTTAAAGGATTATACCAACAGTCACAGGCTTCAAGGAGAGGAAGAAGCAATACTTGGCGGCAGGATGATCCTGCGCAATTATCACAATGAGGGAGCAGCTCTTGGCTTTTTGAAAAACTATCCGAAGCTGAATAAAGGTCTGTCTTTCTTTGTGCTCTCAGGTGTAATCTGGGAATTTTTGAAGAAGCTGGCCGTTAGAGGGGAGAAGCTGACGAAATTAGGGCTGTGCCTGCTGACAGGCGGCGGATTGAACAACTGTTGGGAGAGACTAAGAAAAGGGTATGTGACAGATTATCTGAGTTTTTCCGTGAAAAACAAGAAGCTGAAAAAGCTTGTGTTTAATTTATCGGACTTTTGTGTTTTTGCGGGAGTACTGATCTGTGGACTTTCGTGTCTGCTCAAAACGGGCCGAAAAGAAATATGA